TGAGCATGCTGCATCAATATGACCTGATCGGCGTTCAAAGCCCCAGCGACCACAGCGCTCTGCAAGCAGGACTGCAGGCCACGCCACCGCTCGCCGGGAACAGCCGAACACGTACGGGCGTTTATCCGATCGGGGTGGATGTGGACCTGATTCAGTCCCTGGCCAGTGCGTCCTCCTGGGCGCACGAGGGTGCCGCTGAAGAGCCGCTCAATGGCGCTGAAACCGTTATCAGTGTGGACAGACTGGACTACAGCAAGGGACTGGCCCATCGTTTGCGCACATTTGATGCGTTGCTGCGTCGCTACCCCACGCTGCACGGTCAAGCCACTTATGTACAGATTGCTCCCTCCACCCGTAGCGATATTCACGACTATCAGCTCATGCGCGAAGAGCTGGAAAGTCTGGCCGGACTGATCAATGGCCAGTTCGCCACGCCCGGCTGGAGCCCGATTGTCTATATGAACCGTGCCTTTCCCGCCCCCCAGCTGATGCGCATGCTGCGCCGCGCACGAGTAGGATTTATCGCGCCCATGCGCGATGGCATGAATCTGGTCGCCAAGGAATATATCGCCGCCCAGGACCCAGCCAACCCAGGCGTGCTGGTCCTGTCCACCTTTGCAGGAGCGGCCCAATCGCTACAGGACGGCTATCTGGCGGTCAATCCCTTTGATATAGAAGGCACCGCTCACTGCCTGTATGAGGCGCTGAACATGTCCTTAGCCGAGCGTCGCCATCGCCACCAGACTTTGTTGATGCAACTACGCCAACAGGATCTGGGGCAATGGTGCCAGCAGTTTCTTGGCGATCTTAGCGGTCAGGCGCCACATCAACAGGCTGAGTCGGCGATGGCTGAGCTTCCAGCATCCTGACCCGCACGAAAGCCTGCGGCTGATGCTGCGCGAGATAGGCCACCAGACCCTCGCGCAGCAGACAGCGCAAATCAAACAGACGCCCCGAGTCCGCAGCGCTAACCAGAAAACGCAGTTGCATGCCCCACTCATTGGTATCGATCACCTGCAAGACCTGCACGCGACGGTCCCAGAGCTCGGAGGACTCGCATAATGCTTTGAAAGCCGTATTCAGGCCCTGCATATTGACGGAGTAATCCACCCACAGAAATACCGTACCCAGCAAGGACGCACTGCGTCGGGTCCAGTTCTGGAAAACCGTCTCGACAAACCATTGCAAAGGCACTATCAGGCGGCGCTCGTCCCACACGCGAACGACGACATACGTCGCCGTAATTTCCTCAATCCGCCCCCATTCCCCTTCCACAATCACCACATCGTCAATCCGGATGGGTTGCGTAAAAGCAATCTGCAAACCCGCAATAAAGTTGCCCAACACAGGTCGTGCGGCGATCCCGGCGACCAGACCGGCCACCCCCGCCGAGGCCAGCAGACTGGTCCCTATCTGACGTGCCCCCGGCAACACCAGCAGGGCAAACGACACCCCCAGAAGAACCAGCAAAAAATGCGTGCTGCGCGCCAGCACACGTGCCTGTGTGTAGATCTGCCGCGAGCGCAGATTATCCGTCACGTTCAAGGGATGACGGGCGACAACCAGCTGGAACAAAGCCTCTACTGCGCTCATCAGCATCCAGGTGGTGCACACAATCAGCACCATCATGTCGCCGACAATCAGATAGGCCTGCCACTTGGCCGTGATGGGCGCCAGAGGAATACAAAACCGCAAAAAGACGGCCAGCAGAAAAACGCGGGACGGCCACACAATGCGGGCGCACAACAGGCCCAGAAAGTGTTCAGCCGGAACCAGACGCACAATCAGCTTGCCGCCCAGATAGTGCAACAGCCACAGCGATGTCCATCCAGCCGCCACTATCAGCAGCCATGCCCATCCGCTCATTGCCATCATGTTCGCTCTCCTGACTCAAGTCCTGAGCCCGTGCAGCAAATTGTGTGCCCCTGCCAAACCAGGCGGACCAGGCACGCTTTGTGCTGGATGAGTCCTGATCAATCACGGGATTGGCGTTCATTCAATCAAGGAGCGTGTTATGACCAAACACACAGACAATCAGGATCGCCAGGATCAGCGCGGTTTTGCCTCGATGAACGACCAGAAGCAGCGCGAGATTGCCGCCGAAGGCGGCCGCGCCGCGCACGAGTTCACCCCGCAAGAGGCCCGCAAGGCCGGCGCCAAAGGTGGCAAGGCCACCCAGGAGCAGCGACGCTAAGCCTTAGCCAAGCCCCAGTTGGACGCGGCGCACCCACCAGGGCCGCCGCGCCCTGTCCCATTCTTTGTCTATTTCAGGAGCCATCATGACAACGCGTCAAACAGTGAACGAGCAACGTCACCTGCAAGAACAGCAGGATCAGAAGGACAAGAACGGGGTCGGCCAGAACGAGCCCATCACGCATGATAAAAGCCACCCGGGCAGCGATTACCCCACTCCCCCCCTGCCCCAACAACACCTGGAAAAGCCCGGCCACGAAAGTGATCTCGATCCCGCTCCTCGTTATGAGGCCGCTCACTATAAGGGCAGCGGCAAGCTGGAAGGCAAGGTGGCCATCGTGACGGGAGGCGACTCCGGCATAGGACGAGCCGTTGCCGTGCTTTATGCGCGCGAAGGTGCGGATGTAACCATTATTTATCTTCATGAGGACGAGGATGCCCAAACGACACGCCAGGCCGTGGAGGCGGAAGGCAGGCAATGCCTGACCCTGCGCGGTGATGTCAAAGATGCCGAGTTTTGTCGTCAGGCGATCGAGCAGGTCCTGGATCGCTTTGGCAAGCTCAATATTCTGGTCAACAATGCCGGCTTTCAAGAACACGCCCAATCCCTGCTGGATTTGACGCCCGAGCGCCTGGACGAAACATTCCGCACCAATATCTACGGCTACATTTATATGGCCCAAGCCTGCCTGCCGCATTTGCATGCGGGCGATGCCATCATCAATACGAGTTCGGTGACCGCCTTGCGCGGTGCTGCCCATTTGCTGGATTACGCCAGCACCAAGGGGGCCATCATTGCCTTTACCTATTCACTGGCGGCCAATCTTGCGCCCAAGGGCATACGCGTGAACGCGGTGGCCCCTGGCCCTGTCTGGACCCCCTTGAATCCGGCAGACGCTCCTGCCGAGGAAATCCCTGACTTCGGGGCGCAAACCGTATTTGGACGCCCGGCCCAGCCCGAGGAACTGGCCCCAGCCTATGTGTATCTGGCCAGCCCCATTACAGCCAGCTACATCACCGGGATGGTGCTCCCCATCACAGGCTACCCAGGAACCTGACATGAACCGCGCGATCGAACTGGAACAGGCCGCTTTGTATCTGGACCTGGATGGTACGCTGGTGCCCCTGGCCCAGCGCCCCGAACAGGTGGCGCTGGCCTCTGGCACCGCCGAGCTGCTGCTAAACCTGCACGCTGCCTGCCAAGGCGCCGTGGCGTTGGTCTCGGGACGGGATTACGCCAGTCTGCAACAGGCCTGCTGCAGACTGCCGCTGGCGATGATAAGCAGCCATGGCGCAGCCATGCATGATGCAGACGGGCAGAAATGCTGGAACACACCTCTCAATGCGGCGCAGCATCACAGCCTGTCGCGTGCAGCAGCCACGCTGATCCACCCCCACCCCCTTGTCTGGATGGAACGCAAATCGCACGGCCTAGCGGTCCACTTTCGGCAATGCCCGCAATTGGGCGATGTGCTCCACAGCGAGCTGAACATGCTGTGTTCGGACTATCCGGGCTTTGAGCTGATCCGCGGCCATTGTGTGATCGAGTTGCGTCCGGCCGGCGTGGACAAAGGCCAGGCTCTGGCCCGCGCGCACAGTCTGCCCCCGTTTGCCGATCGCAAACCCATCATGGCGGGTGACGACCTCACCGACGAGGCGGCCTTTCGTTTTGTCAATCAACAAGGCGGCGTAAGCATCCGTATAGGCCCCCCCGAACCCGCGAGTGCGGCCCAGCTTTGTCTGCCCCAACCCGCCGATCTGCTCAGGCTTTTGCAAACCAGTTTGCTGGAAACCCGTTTCTTCTCTGCTGCCCCCCTACGCTCAAAGGACAGTCAAACCGCTGCTCCTTAAGTGAGCAACCCACCTCATTTTCAAAGGATGGACTATGAGCACAATCGCCATTCCCCGATCTACGACATCGTTGCAGATCAGCCTTCCGGTCAGCGGTTGTGACTGTGGCACAGTTCAAGGTCTGCAGTTCATGGCCAGGGAACTGGCGCAGTTTCTGGACCTGTCCCATATCTACATGGCCTATGAAGACCAACTGGAGGGAGAGGTCCGCGACGCCTTTTACCTGCCCGCCCAAACCCTGAACCTAGATCAAGCCAAACGTTTAGGCATCCATTGCGCAGCCCAACTGTATGGGGGCGTGGTCCCGCATGATTTTCTGGCCTACAAAACAGTGGCTCACCCACTCGCACAGTCCGACATGGACCGGCCCGCGGGCTGGAACAATGATCTGGCAAAGGCCTTGGGTCCTACGGTGCTACCCGGCTACAGCGCCTTCTCGATTCCCGACGCCTTGCGTGCGATGAGCCTGCTGGATCAGGCGGGTCATACCGGCATACGGATCAAGCTGGCCCGCGCCAGTGCAGGCGAAGGCCAGCGGGTCGTCTACAGCCGCCAGCAACTGGAAGAGCTGCTGGCACTCCCTCCCTGGCAGGAGCAGGTTGAACATGGCCTGGTTCTGGAGGAAAACCTGCTCGAGAGCCAGACCTTCAGCGTTGGTCAGACACAAATTGGCGAACACCTGTTTTCCTATATCGGTCAACAGCATCAGACCAACAACCGACAGCAGGAATCGGTTTACGGCGGCACCACCCTACTCATGGTCCGAGGCGGATTTGATGCCTTGCTGCAGCTCTCGGGGATGCAACGCATTCAATATCTGATCGATCTTGCGATGAACTATGAAAGCAGGATTACGCAGGCCTACCCTTCTCTGTATGCCTCACGTCGCAACTACGATGTCATTGTCGGGCGCGATGCACGGGGCAATTATCAGGCTGCGGTACTCGAACATTCCTGGCGCTGCGGAGGCGCTTCCATTGCGGAAATACTGGCCATGCGCAGCCTGCAAAATCATCCCGAGCAAGGCCACACGCACGCCTGGACACGGGAACGCTATATGGACGATCCCGATCCAGTGCGGCAATCCCCCCACCTGTACAGTTTGCAGCAACTCGGCAATGGCTATCTGGCACGCTTTGGAGGTCCCTTGTCCTCATGAGCACTGACATATTCAAGACCACCATCAAGGTTGCGCACCAGCAGCTCGACGCTCGCTTGCTGGTGCCCCAGTCCCCCATACCGGGAATTCTGTTCGTACACGGATGGGGCGGCAGTCAACGATTTGACCTTAAACGGGCCCACACCATTGCCGGCATGGGCTGCATCTGCATGACGTTTGATCTGGCGGGACACAATGCCAGCGACCAGGAACGCCAAAAAGTCAGTCGTGAACAGAATTTTCAGGATATCTGCGCCGCCTTTGATACCTTGGCCAGTCATCCCATGGTCGATGCCAATTCCATTGCTATTGTCGGCCACAGCTATGGGGCGTACCTGGCCTGCCTGCTCAGTGAATTTCGGGCGGTCCGCTGGCTCAGTCTGCTTGCCCCGGCGCTCTACCCGGATGAGGACTGGCTAGCCCCAAAAGATCAGCTCAAACGCAGCTTGCTTCAGGATTACCGCCTGCAAAGCCATACCCCGCAGGACAACCGGGCGCTGCATGCCTGCTCGAAGTTCACCGGCGACGTCATGCTTTTTGAAGCCGAGCATGACGAACTGATTCCTCGCCAGACCTTGCTGACCTACCGACAAGCATTCAGCCAGGCCAACTCTCTGACTCATCGTGTGCTCAAGGAAAGCAACCATGCGCTGGACGAAAAAGTCGCCCAGCGCAATTACTCTGTGCTGCTGTATCGCTGGATTCAGGAAATGATTATTGGCGCACGCATCGGCCACCTGCCCAAGGACATCGCGTAAATCAGACCACTGCAGGCCGGTTGGCATACCCGGAGACGAACTCCTTGGCCTGCCCGGTCTGCGGATCAAACACATGGCGGCGTACCTTGCCGATATCCGCGCCATAAACGTGAATGCTGATGGACACCTGGTCGTCATAGACATTGGAGACCTCGTGTATATCGCCCACCGTGGGTGACACCACTTCCACCACGCCCGGCTCCAGAATCTGCGTATCTTCTTCTGTCATCTGGCCGGTCTGAGGATCACGGTCAAAAGGCCGGGATCGTTCGGCACCACGCAACATGCCAATCAAGCCCCACACAGTATGGTCGTGGATGGGCGTTTTCTGGCCGGGGCCCCACACAAAACTGACCACGGAAAAGCGCTCCTGTGGACAGCAATACAGCAAGTACTGTTGATAGAACTGCGGATGGGGCTGGGTGTATTCGGGGGCCAGCCAATCGTCCTGGGCCACCAGTTCGCCCAGCAGGACGCGGCCCTCACGCAAGATATCCTCCTCGCCGACGGCGGGGCGGGCGGTCAATTCATTCATCCCTTGGATAAAGCGCTCAAAACGGGGGTGCATAAGGGGATGTCTCCATAGTTGCCTGGGCCTTGCGGCCCAATTCGTGAATCAGTTCTTATTTGTTCAGATACACCGGGGCACGTTTTTCCTTGAACGCGTTCATCCCTTCCTTGGCATCATAACTATCCTCGATCGCCTTCAGTTGGCGCATGGTGCGCGCCATTTGCTCGGACGGCCCACGTGTCAGCACCTCATTATTGATAAAGCGTTTGAGGGTCTGCAAAACACGGGGCGACATCTTGGCCAGATCCTGAGCCATGCGCACGGCTGCCTGAACTTGCTCACCGACCGGCACCACCTCATTGGCAAAACCCAGATCATAAGCACGACGGGCTTCCAAGGTGCGGCACAACAGAATCACTTCCATGGCGGCATGATGCGGAATGCGCGAGGCCAGGCCGGAGATAATGCCGCCCGTAAAACCCAGCTTGGCTTCCGGGTAGGAGAACTTGGCGCTCTCGGAGGCCACCAACAAATCCGTCATCATCGCCATCACCAGGGCCCCACCCACGCACCAGCCACTGACAGCCGCAATAATGGGCTTGTCGGTTTCAAATCCTACCGTGGGGATGGCACGCCACAACTCGGGCCACTCATTAATATCGGCACCGGCAGAAAAAGCGTCATTACCTGCCCCGGTCAGCACGGCTACACGACGTGTGGGGTCCTCATCAAAAACCAAAAACGCCTGCTGCAGCTCCTTGACCACCGTGGCGCTCAAGGCATTGCGGCGATCAGGACGATTGATCGTAAAGATGGACACACCGTCATCGTGGTTTTCGACAAGAATGCACTGATAATCCGACATGGTTTACTCCTCCTGGGTATTGTTAAAAGAATCGATCTTGGTTTTATGCGCCTATGGACAGGCGGGCATCGACGGCGTGACAACGGGTGGCCGCCACGATCAATGGGTTGATATCCAGTTCAAACTCGGTGTCGCGCAGGTCGTGAGCCAGGAAGCTGACACGCACAATCGCATCGAGCACCCCGGCCCGATCCAGCATGCGCCCCCGGTATCCCTGCAACAGCTTGTCGATCATCAAAGTAGACAAGAGTCGATCTGCATCAGCCAGAGTCAAAGGAGCGGCGGCAATCACCCGATCCGAGAGCATTTCCACCAAAATGCCGCCCGCCCCAAACACCACCACCGGGCCAAACTGCGCATCCTGACGTGCTCCGATCAACAGCTCCACATCGCCTTTGGCCATGGCCTGCACCAAAACACCTTCCAGACGGGCATCCGCCTTATAGGCTTTGGCATTCGCGTAGAGCCGGGCAAAATCCCGTCGCAAGCCAGCCTCGTCGGCCACATCCAGCGCCACCCCGCCCGCTTCGGTTTTATGAACAATGTCGGGAGAGACAATCTTCATCACCACCGGGTAACCCATCTGCTCGGCCTGCGCCACGGCCTGTTCCACGTCCTCACATACCTGGCCCAGATTCACCGGCAAGCCGTAATGCGCCAGCAATCGTTTGGACTGATCTTCATTAAGAACACCACGCGGCATCACACTAGGAGCCTGGCAGGCACTGGGGCGCATCGCTACCTGACGCGGCACGAACTGGCCATGACGTTTCCAGGCTGACAAGGCCAGGGCCGCCTCCAGACTGGAGCTGGCATACGCATGGCCGTGCTGGGCCAGCTTCTGCCGCAAAGGCTCGGATGTTGCACCGGCATCAAACGCCACCATGACGGGCTTGGCCCAGTGCGGTTCGGGATGGATGATTTTTTCAATCAGAGCCGCCATCCATTCCTGCGGACACATGGAGGCCGTAATCAATACCGCATCGCTTTGCTGATCCTGCATCAGGGCATCCAAAGTGGCGCGGGCCACTTCGGTGCAATCCTGGGTCAGACGGGCGCCCAGATCCACCGGGTTATCCGCCTGCCCGGCCGGGTAGTGGACAGCCAAGGCATGCTGGGTAGAAGCAGAAAAGCCGGACAGCTCCACGCCCTGCTCTGCCAAGGCATCTGCGGCCAGGGCTCCGCCGCCGCCCGAGGGCGTCACAATCGCAACTTTGGAAATCGTGTTGCTGGTAAAGCGCACCATGCTGTTTGCCAACAGAAGCATGGCTCCCATATCGTCCATCAGGCTGATGCCTTCATCGCGGCAGACACTGGCAAACACATCATGGTCCCCGGCGACACTGGCGGTATGCGAAAAGGCGGCTGCCTTGCCCGCACTGGAGCGCCCGGCCTTGACGGCCAGCCAGGGCTTGCCCGCGGCCTGCGCCCGGCGAGCCGTACGGCGCAAGGCCTGTGCATCCTTGATGCCTTCGATATAGGTACAGATCACCTGCGTCTTGGGATCATCAATCAAGAAATCCACAAAGTCGCACAAGTCCAGATCTGCCTGGTTACCTACCGAGAAGCCATAGGTAAAGCCGCCGCCCATCGCCCATGCACGATCAAAGTAGGTGGTCATCAAGGCACCGCTTTGGCTGACAAAACCAATCGGACGCTCGGGCAGGCTATCCCTGTCCAGCACCGGCGACGAACACAACACCAGCTTGCGGCTGGGGCTGATCATGCCCAGGCAGTTGGGTCCGATCAGACGCATGCCCGACTCCCGGCAAATGCGCAGCAGCGCCTGCTCGCGCTCCAGCCCGCGCTCACCTGCATCAGCAAAGCCCGCCGAGATCACCAGCAGACCACGCACTCCCATTTGAGCCGCCATCTGCGCCTGCTCCAGAACGGTATCGGCCCCCACCGTAAACACGGCCAGATCCGGGGCGCTGTCCAGCGCAGCCAGACCGGGCACAGCGGGCAAACCAAACAGACTGCTGCGACTGGGATTGATGGGCAGGACCTTGCCGCCATACCCGTGCTTGAGCAGCATGCGAAACAGTCGCCCGCCAAACTTGGACTGATCTTCCGAGGCGCCGACCAAAGCTATGGATGCCGGGTCCAGCAAAGCGTCCAGCGTGCTGGCGCCAGTGACGGTTTCCATCACGTTTGTCTCCTGTTGGTGGTTCTGTGAGCGTTTAGTTATCGCTCATCTTGATAGTCTTGAGCAGCTCGCTGTAATAAGCCCGGCTCTTTTCCAGATCCTTCGCATAGGCATCGCCATCTTTCCAGCTGGCGCTGACACTGATACGGTGGAAGCGTTCCTGCGTTTGCGGTTCGGCCAGAATTTCTTCGGTGGCCTTGGCCAGCTTGTTCATGACATCGTCAGGTGTGCCTGCCGGTACAGCCAGTCCCCAGAACCCCTCAAAAGGCAAGGCCAGATCAAAGCCCGCTTCCTGAGGAGTGGGCACGTCCGGCAGTTCTGGATGACGCACGCTGGCGTACGTCACCAAGGCTTTGGCCTTGCCACTTTTCACCAGCTCCAGCCCCACCCCATCGATAAAGAAGTCAATGTGATTGCCCATGAGGGCCGTCATGGTATCTGCCGAGCCTTTGAAGGGGACGTGCAGCAGGTCCAGCTTCTGGGCATTTTCCAGAATCTCTCCTGCCAAGTGGCCTCCAGACGCAATACCGGCCGAGCCATAGGTCAGGGTGCCGGGCTCTTTGCGCGCCAGTTCCACAAACTCTTTCAGGTTGGAGACGGGCAGGTCATTGCGTACCGTCATGATGGGAAGATAGCCAGCCAGACTGCCGACAAACTCAAAACCTTTTACCGGGTCATAAGGCACATCGCGTATATAGGGCAACACGGTAAAGGCCGTGCTGGTCGCCAGCAACAAGGTATAGCCATCAGGTTTGGCGCGCCCCACCATCGACGTTCCCAGCGAAGTGGTGCCGCCGGGTCGGTTCTCAATAACGACAGGCACGCCCAGCTTGACGCGCAGGCGGTCGGCAAATACTCGCGCCAGGTTGTCACTGTTGCCGCCGGGGGGATAAGGAACCACAAAGGTCACTTCACGGCTGGGGTAGGCGTCAGCCGCACTGGCCGCCGGTACAGAAAAACTGCTGACTGCAGCCAGCCCCGAGACCAGCAAAGTACGTAGCAACCCGGTGGGCGAAAAAAAAGAACTGGACATGATCCTTGCCTCCTGTGTGAGGGAGCAACCCTCTTTTGTTCCAATATATAGAACGCTGTTCTTGTTTTTGATATTAAAAATGCCGCGTAAACGGCTTGAATACAACAGACAGCAACAACACAAGCAACTGAGGACAACGGCTCAAATATAGGGAGATTTGATTTCAAGTGTCAACTATTAATCCCCCTCGGGATTTCCCCAGTCTGTTGATCCTGGTGCTTTAGGCTTGACCGCAACGCGCTTCTGGATAAAATGAAAATACTGCTTTTTTATGTCATTTTGAAGAACGCTGTTCCAAATATCAGAACACAACTCTTAACTGATCGAAGGAATTCATTCATGTTCTCTGCCATTGTCATCGACAAAACCGACGGCCAATACAAAGCCAGCCTGCAAACCCTGGACGAGTCCGCCCTGCCCGAAGGCCAGGTCACGGTTCGCATCGACTACTCCACCCTGAACTTCAAAGACGGTTTGGCCATGACGGGCAAATCGCCGGTAGTGCGTCAGTTCCCCATGGTGCCCGGCATCGACTTCGCCGGTACCGTCACTGACAGCAGCGACCCGAATTTCAAGCCCGGCCAGAAGGTAGTGCTTAACGGCTGGGGCCTGGGTGAAGTGCATTGGGGTGGCCTGGCCCAGCAGGCACGCGTCAAGGGCGATTGGCTGATCCCCCTGCCCGAAGCCTTCTCCACCCAGCAAGCCATGATGATTGGTACCGCGGGCTACACCGCCGCCCTGTGCGTACGTGCCTTGCAGCGCCAGGGCGTCACGCCCGACAAGGGCCCGATTCTGGTTACGGGAGCCGCGGGTGGCGTAGGCAGTGTCAGCGTAGCCCTGCTCCATGCCCTGGGCTACACCGTGATGGCCAGCACGGGCCGCCCTCAAGAAGAAAGCTATCTGAAGGCGCTGGGCGCCAGCGAAATTGTGGACCGCAACACCTTGAGCGAACCCGGCAAGCCGCTTGGCAAAGAACGCTGGGCCGGTGCCATCGACAGCGTGGGCAGCCACACCCTGGCCAATGTGTGCGCGGGCACGCAGTACTTGGGCGCCGTGGCCGCTTGTGGTCTGGCTCAAGGCATGGACTTCCCTGCTTCCGTGGCCCCCTTCATTCTGCGTGGCGTGCAGTTGATTGGTGTGGATAGCGTGCATTGCCCCAAACCCGAGCGTTTGGCGGCTTGGGACTTGCTGGCCAAGCATTTGTCTATTGAAGCCCTGGAGCGCATCGGTGCCAGCACCATCACGCTTTCCCAAGCCATTGATCAGGCCGCTCAGCTACTGGAAGGCAAGGTACGCGGCCGCATCGTGGTTGATGTCAACGCTTAAGGCCGGGTCGGCCCCCCCTTTACCTGTCACGCTCTGGAGCTGATTCATGGATACGACATTGCCCCTGAACGGGGTTCGGATACTGGAATTTTGCAATGTGGCCGCTGGCCCGTACTGCGGTATGTTATTGGCCGATATGGGGGCCGACGTCATCAAGATCGAGCACCCTAAAGGGGGTGACACCTTGCGAAGCTGGCCACCCATCAACCAGGGCTATAGCGAGAACTTTGCTTCGCTAAACCGCAACAAGCGTTCAGTAACGCTGGATCTGAAAAACCCCGATGATGTGGCCAAGGCACGCCAGCTGGTACTGGATGCCGACGTCTTGCTGGAGAACAACCGGCCCGGCGTCATGCAGCGTTTAGGGCTGGATTATGAAAGCCTGAAGGCCCTGAATCCCAGGCTGCTGTATTGCTCGATTTCGGCCTACGGGCAAAGCGGTCCGCGCTCGCAGGAAGGCGGCTTTGACCTGACCATCCAGGCCATGAGCGGCGTGATGAGCGTAACGGGCGAAGCCGGCGGCGCCCCGGTCAAGTGTGGTGTGCCGCTGGCAGACTTTGCTGCCGGTTTATATGCCGCTTTTGCCATCAGCGCCGCCCTGCCGCAAGCACGCGCCACCGGTCAGGGCGCGCATATCGACGTCCCCATGCTGGGTACTACGCTGGCCATCGCTGCGCTGCAAACCTCGGAATATTTTGGCAGCGGCCGCGATCCGGACAAGCTGGGCTCCGCTCACCCACGCAATGCTCCCTATCAGGCATTCCAGTGCAAAGGCGGTTACTTCGCCATGGCAGCGGGCAACGATGCACTATGGCGATCTGTCTGTCAGGTCGTTGAACGCCCTGATCTGACCGAGGACGAGCGTTTTACCAGCACCACCTTGCGCGCCAAACATCAAGATGCCTTGCGTGAACTGCTGGAAGCCATTTTTGCGCAACACGACTCCGAACACTGGCTGGCTCAATTCCGTGCCCAGGGCGTACCGTGCAGCCCCATCAACCGCTATTCCGACGTCTTGCGCGACCCGCAAGTCGAGCACATGCAATGGGTGCAAAACATCCGCCTGCCGGGTACGGATACCGAAACCCGCACCTTTGTCTCGCCCCTGCGTATCAATGGGGTGGGCTTGCCCGTCCGTCTGGCACCACCCGCGCTGGGCGAGCACAACGACAGCATCCTGCACGGAGTCACCCCATGACCGCGCGGTACGGCAGCAGCAGCCCCAGCCTGAACGTGGACTGCCAGGATAAAGTCTGGACCCTGACACTGAACCGGCCTGACAAGCGCAATGCCTTGTCAGCCGAGCTGGTAGAAGCCTTGATCGCGGCCGTGCAGGCCGCAGAACAGGCCCAGGCCGATTTATTGATTCTGCGCGGGGAAGGCCGCAACTTCAGTGCGGGTTTTGACTTCAGCGACTACGAGCAGCAAAGCGAAGGGGATCTGGTACTGCGATTTATCCGCATCGAAACCCTTCTGCAGCTGCTGGCTCACACACCATGCGCCACCTTGGCCCTGGCGCATGGGCAAAACTTTGGGGCAGGCGTGGATTTGATTGCGGTCTGCCGTCAACGCGTCGCCAGCGCGGATGCTCGCTTTCGCATGCCTGGACTGCAATTTGGCCTGGCACTGGGAACCGGCAGACTGGCGGCCTTGATTGGCGGCCAGCAGGCTCATCAGCTTCTGGCAGGCAGCCAGGTGTTTGATGCTGCCAAAGCAGAGCAACTGGGTTTTATTGAAGGGATACAAGAGCCTGACACATGGCCTGCTGTCATCGAGCAGGCGCAACAGACAGCAGGCTTGCTGGACGCAACCAGTCGCGCCTATCTGCATCAGTTAACCGGCTGCCCACAACAGGTTGATCGGGATATGGCGGCCTTGGTGCGCTCTGCGTCCGCACCCGGTATCAAACAAAGAATTGCGGCCTTCAGGCAGGCCGCGACGTCTTGAGTTCTTTGGTTTGAATTGAACTGTCCCAGAAAACCGGGGCAAGCTCCAAACTGTGACAAC
This genomic interval from Alcaligenes ammonioxydans contains the following:
- a CDS encoding alpha,alpha-trehalose-phosphate synthase (UDP-forming) → MSKIIVVSVRVASAKQPCTGGLAVAVDQLLRQRDIQGVWLGWNGQCDPAAGTLHTEDRGRYQAVTFSFSQEQYEQFYCGYANTCLWPAFHYRLDLMDFQTHHFQQYLEVNRQMATFLSQIAGPDDLIWIHDYHLMPLAHFCREQGMPQAMGLFLHTPFPCPEVLRAIPRHESWMSMLHQYDLIGVQSPSDHSALQAGLQATPPLAGNSRTRTGVYPIGVDVDLIQSLASASSWAHEGAAEEPLNGAETVISVDRLDYSKGLAHRLRTFDALLRRYPTLHGQATYVQIAPSTRSDIHDYQLMREELESLAGLINGQFATPGWSPIVYMNRAFPAPQLMRMLRRARVGFIAPMRDGMNLVAKEYIAAQDPANPGVLVLSTFAGAAQSLQDGYLAVNPFDIEGTAHCLYEALNMSLAERRHRHQTLLMQLRQQDLGQWCQQFLGDLSGQAPHQQAESAMAELPAS
- a CDS encoding mechanosensitive ion channel family protein, which encodes MMAMSGWAWLLIVAAGWTSLWLLHYLGGKLIVRLVPAEHFLGLLCARIVWPSRVFLLAVFLRFCIPLAPITAKWQAYLIVGDMMVLIVCTTWMLMSAVEALFQLVVARHPLNVTDNLRSRQIYTQARVLARSTHFLLVLLGVSFALLVLPGARQIGTSLLASAGVAGLVAGIAARPVLGNFIAGLQIAFTQPIRIDDVVIVEGEWGRIEEITATYVVVRVWDERRLIVPLQWFVETVFQNWTRRSASLLGTVFLWVDYSVNMQGLNTAFKALCESSELWDRRVQVLQVIDTNEWGMQLRFLVSAADSGRLFDLRCLLREGLVAYLAQHQPQAFVRVRMLEAQPSPTQPVDVAPDR
- a CDS encoding KGG domain-containing protein, giving the protein MTKHTDNQDRQDQRGFASMNDQKQREIAAEGGRAAHEFTPQEARKAGAKGGKATQEQRR
- a CDS encoding SDR family oxidoreductase is translated as MTTRQTVNEQRHLQEQQDQKDKNGVGQNEPITHDKSHPGSDYPTPPLPQQHLEKPGHESDLDPAPRYEAAHYKGSGKLEGKVAIVTGGDSGIGRAVAVLYAREGADVTIIYLHEDEDAQTTRQAVEAEGRQCLTLRGDVKDAEFCRQAIEQVLDRFGKLNILVNNAGFQEHAQSLLDLTPERLDETFRTNIYGYIYMAQACLPHLHAGDAIINTSSVTALRGAAHLLDYASTKGAIIAFTYSLAANLAPKGIRVNAVAPGPVWTPLNPADAPAEEIPDFGAQTVFGRPAQPEELAPAYVYLASPITASYITGMVLPITGYPGT
- the otsB gene encoding trehalose-phosphatase, with protein sequence MNRAIELEQAALYLDLDGTLVPLAQRPEQVALASGTAELLLNLHAACQGAVALVSGRDYASLQQACCRLPLAMISSHGAAMHDADGQKCWNTPLNAAQHHSLSRAAATLIHPHPLVWMERKSHGLAVHFRQCPQLGDVLHSELNMLCSDYPGFELIRGHCVIELRPAGVDKGQALARAHSLPPFADRKPIMAGDDLTDEAAFRFVNQQGGVSIRIGPPEPASAAQLCLPQPADLLRLLQTSLLETRFFSAAPLRSKDSQTAAP
- a CDS encoding DUF3182 family protein, yielding MSTIAIPRSTTSLQISLPVSGCDCGTVQGLQFMARELAQFLDLSHIYMAYEDQLEGEVRDAFYLPAQTLNLDQAKRLGIHCAAQLYGGVVPHDFLAYKTVAHPLAQSDMDRPAGWNNDLAKALGPTVLPGYSAFSIPDALRAMSLLDQAGHTGIRIKLARASAGEGQRVVYSRQQLEELLALPPWQEQVEHGLVLEENLLESQTFSVGQTQIGEHLFSYIGQQHQTNNRQQESVYGGTTLLMVRGGFDALLQLSGMQRIQYLIDLAMNYESRITQAYPSLYASRRNYDVIVGRDARGNYQAAVLEHSWRCGGASIAEILAMRSLQNHPEQGHTHAWTRERYMDDPDPVRQSPHLYSLQQLGNGYLARFGGPLSS